A stretch of DNA from Thermus sp. LT1-2-5:
CTTGGGCGGCGGTGGCTCACCTGGCACCTTTGGTAGGGTACTTCGTACTCATCGGCCAGATCCTGCTACCCCTGGCCATCCTCCTTTGGGGTCCTCGAACTGCCTTTGTGCAGGCCCACGCCAAGGAGGCTTTAAACGGCCAGATTAGCTACACCTTGTATGGTGTCGCCTTGGTTCTGCTAGCCATCACCGTGGTTGGCCTGATCTTGGCTGTACCCCTGGGCCTGGTGCTCGTGGGGGTGGCTTTATGGAACATGGTGCAGGGAGCCTTGGCGGCTGGACGAGGAGAGATGTACCGCTATGCCCTCATTCTGCGGTTGGTGCCTTGAGTTCCAGGATGACCACCGCCAAGGCCATCCCCCGCTCGTGGCTCAGGGTGAGGTGGGCGCGGAGGCTTTCTTTCTGGAGCTTGGCCTCGAGCTCCGGGACGAACCGGAGCAGGGGCCGCCTTCCCTCTAGCCCCACCCAAACCGCTTTCCAGGAAAGGGGTTCCGGCCAACACTTCTGAAAGGCCTCCTT
This window harbors:
- the acpS gene encoding holo-ACP synthase — its product is MIRAVGADLVEIARVRKLLERHGERILKRLFTEEELAYALTHRDPAPSLAARLAAKEAFQKCWPEPLSWKAVWVGLEGRRPLLRFVPELEAKLQKESLRAHLTLSHERGMALAVVILELKAPTAE
- a CDS encoding DUF4870 domain-containing protein encodes the protein MEQPTPFSDTERTWAAVAHLAPLVGYFVLIGQILLPLAILLWGPRTAFVQAHAKEALNGQISYTLYGVALVLLAITVVGLILAVPLGLVLVGVALWNMVQGALAAGRGEMYRYALILRLVP